One Megalops cyprinoides isolate fMegCyp1 chromosome 4, fMegCyp1.pri, whole genome shotgun sequence genomic window carries:
- the sf3a1 gene encoding splicing factor 3A subunit 1, with translation MPPGPVQIVQPEPNNKPDEPKDETPATKPIVGIIYPPPEVRNIVDKTASFVARNGPEFEARIRQNEINNPKFNFLNPNDPYHAYYRHKVNEFKEGKAQEPSAAVPKVMQQQAMQQAPQQQLPQKVQAQVIHETVVPKEPPPEFEFIADPPSISAFDLDVVKLTAQFVARNGRQFLTQLMQKEQRNYQFDFLRPQHSLFNYFTKLVEQYTKILIPPKGLLQKLKKEAENPREVLDQVRYRVEWAKFQERERKKEEEEREKERVAYAQIDWHDFVVVETVDFQPNEQGHFPPPTTPEELGARILIQERYEKFGESEEVEMEVESEDEEDEGEDRDEGHPAQPDQDTQLQDMDEGSDEEDDGLKAPLPPDNPMPPPLPPTPDQVIIRKDYDPKASKPPVPVSTTDEYLISPITGEKIPASKMQEHMRIGLLDPRWLEQRDRSIRERQSEDDVYAPGLDIESSLKQLAERRTDIFGVEETAIGKKIGEEEIQKPEEKVTWDGHSGSMARTQQAAQANITLQEQIEAIHKAKGLVQEDDSKEKIGPSKPSEIPQPPAPSSVASLPKPSPPITTVPRPPPAMPPSVRPTLLSAVPVIPRPPMAPVVRLAPGQVLTPMPPMLHAPRINVVPMPPSAPHIMAPRPPPMVVPAAFVPAPPVPQPPSSAPAPLPPAHPPPPHEDEPASKKMKTEDNLIPEEEFLRRNKGPVAVKVQVPNMQDKTEWKLNGQVLNFTVPLTDQVSVIKVKIHEATGMPAGKQKLQYEGIFIKDSNSLAYYNMNNGSVIHLALKERGGRKK, from the exons CCGCCTCCTGAGGTCCGCAACATTGTTGACAAGACTGCGAGCTTCGTAGCAAG GAACGGGCCAGAGTTTGAGGCCAGGATCCGGCAGAACGAGATCAACAACCCCAAGTTCAACTTCCTGAACCCCAACGACCCCTACCATGCCTACTACCGGCACAAGGTCAACGAGTTCAAGGAGGGCAAGGCGCAGGAGCCGTCCGCAGCGGTGCCCAAGGTCATGCAGCAGCAGGCCATGCAGCAGGctccccagcagcagctgcctcaGAAG GTTCAGGCTCAGGTGATCCACGAGACGGTCGTGCCCAAGGAACCCCCACCAGAGTTTGAGTTCATTGCCGACCCCCCTTCCATCTCGGCCTTCGACCTAGATGTGGTCAAACTGACCGCCCAGTTTGTGGCCCGCAACGGCCGGCAGTTCCTCACACAGCTCATGCAAAAGGAGCAGCGTAATTACCAGTTCGACTTCCTGCGGCCCCAGCACAGCCTCTTCAACTACTTCACCAAGCTAGTGGAGCAGTACACCAAG ATCCTCATCCCACCCAAGGGACTGCTGCAGAAGCTGAAGAAAGAGGCTGAGAACCCCAGAGAGGTGCTGGACCAG GTGAGGTACCGCGTGGAGTGGGCCAAGTTCCAGGAGCgcgagaggaagaaagaggaagaggagcgaGAGAAGGAGCGTGTGGCCTACGCCCAGATCGACTGGCACGACTTTGTGGTGGTGGAGACTGTGGACTTCCAGCCCAATGAGCAAG GTCacttcccccctcccaccacgCCCGAGGAGCTGGGAGCCCGCATCCTGATCCAGGAGCGCTACGAGAAGTTTGGCGAGAGCGaggaggtggagatggaggtCGAGagcgaggatgaggaggacgaAGGCGAGGACCGAGACGAGGGCCACCCCGCGCAGCCTGACCAGGATACCCAGCTGCAGGACATGGACGAG GGCTCCGATGAGGAGGATGATGGTCTTAAAGCACCTCTGCCTCCAGACAACCCCATGccaccccctctgcccccaACCCCAGACCAGGTCATCATCCGCAAGGACTACGACCCCAAAG CCTCCAAGCCCCCGGTCCCGGTGTCCACCACGGACGAGTACCTCATCTCGCCCATCACGGGCGAGAAGATCCCCGCCAGCAAGATGCAGGAGCACATGCGCATCGGCCTGCTGGACCCGCGCTGGCTGGAGCAGCGGGACCGCAGCATCCGCGAGCGGCAGAGCGAGGACGACGTCTACGCGCCGGGCCTGGACATCGAGAGCAGTCTGAAGCAGCTGGCCGAGAGGCGTACCGACATCTTCGGTGTGGAGGAGACGGCCATCGGGAAGAAGATCGGGGAGGAGGAGATACAGAAGCCCGAGGAgaag GTGACGTGGGATGGGCACTCAGGCAGCATGGCCCGTACCCAGCAGGCCGCCCAGGCCAACATCACCCTGCAGGAGCAGATCGAGGCCATCCACAAGGCCAAGGGGCTGGTGCAGGAGGATGACAGCAAGGAGAAGATCGGCCCCAGCAAGCCCAGCGAGatcccccagccccccgccccctcctccgtCGCCAGCCTGCCCAAGCCCTCCCCTCCCATCACCACCGTGCCCCGCCCTCCTCCGGCG ATGCCCCCTTCGGTGCGCCCCACGCTGCTGTCGGCCGTGCCGGTGATCCCGCGGCCCCCCATGGCCCCCGTGGTGCGCCTGGCCCCTGGGCAGGTCCTCACCCCCATGCCCCCGATGCTGCACGCACCCCGCATCAATGTGGTGCCCATGCCCCCCTCCGCGCCCCACATCATGGCCCCCAGACCACCGCCCATGGTGGTTCCTGCTG CGTTTGTTCCCGCTCCTCCGGTCCCGCAGCCCCCAAGCTCCGCCCcggcccccctgcccccagctcACCCGCCCCCGCCCCACGAAGACGAACCCGCCAGCAAGAAGATGAAGACGGAGGACAACCTGATCCCCGAGGAGGAGTTCCTGCGCCGGAACAAG GGTCCTGTGGCGGTCAAGGTGCAGGTGCCCAACATGCAGGACAAGACGGAATGGAAGCTCAACGGACAGGTGCTCAACTTCACCGTCCCGCTCACAGACCAG GTGTCTGTAATAAAGGTTAAAATCCATGAAGCCACTGGCATGCCAGCTGGGAAGCAGAAGTTGCAGTATGAG GGTATTTTCATCAAAGACTCCAACTCCCTGGCCTACTACAACATGAACAATGGCTCGGTTATCCATCTGGCATTGAAGGAGAGAGGTGGCAGGAAGAAGTGA